The bacterium genome includes a window with the following:
- a CDS encoding alpha-L-fucosidase has protein sequence MDTKKIPEPAPRIKRFESLAYGMFVHWGLYSQLGQGEWIQHLKPIPQTDYDELKNAFSATDFDARALARFARAAGMRYITLTTRHHEGFSLYDTRGLSDFDAPHSPAARDLVAEFVEGCRAEGIVPFLYHTTLDWRWKSHTCDARAFAKYLDYLHASVEVLCRHYGPIGGLWFDGNWSRKDVDWKVDRLYRMIRKYQPEAMIIDNTGLEARGVVGHPEVDSVTYEQGLPKPVDRRGAPKYIAGEMCQTMNAHWGIGGRDFSYLSIGQIIENLCLSRKAGANYLLNIGPTAQGGLPDLESALLRKVGQWIALHEVPIRSGKPVDCTCSGRDFVLQAGRKLYYFAFDLGIAGHGDVTVGVSGPGLRTISGLRRPLRSVRWLDNDERLVMTHDPKAGITVLKCTSYPYGSRLVVRIAELE, from the coding sequence GTGGATACTAAAAAGATTCCTGAACCAGCTCCTCGAATTAAGCGTTTTGAATCGCTGGCATACGGGATGTTCGTGCATTGGGGGTTATACTCGCAGTTAGGGCAGGGGGAGTGGATTCAGCACTTGAAGCCCATCCCTCAAACAGATTATGACGAACTGAAGAATGCCTTCTCTGCCACTGATTTCGATGCCCGCGCCTTGGCCCGGTTTGCGCGTGCAGCAGGGATGCGCTACATCACCCTCACGACACGACACCATGAGGGGTTTTCTCTTTATGACACTCGGGGTTTGTCCGACTTTGATGCTCCCCATTCTCCCGCGGCCCGTGATCTGGTGGCCGAATTTGTGGAAGGCTGCCGGGCAGAAGGGATTGTTCCCTTTCTTTACCACACGACGCTTGACTGGCGTTGGAAGTCCCACACCTGTGATGCCCGGGCATTTGCGAAATATCTCGATTATTTGCATGCTTCGGTAGAGGTGCTGTGCCGGCACTACGGGCCCATCGGTGGTTTGTGGTTTGACGGGAATTGGTCGCGGAAGGATGTTGATTGGAAAGTGGATCGGCTCTATCGGATGATCCGCAAATACCAGCCTGAAGCGATGATCATAGACAACACCGGTTTGGAGGCGAGGGGAGTGGTCGGCCATCCGGAAGTTGACAGCGTGACGTATGAGCAGGGCTTGCCCAAGCCGGTCGACCGCCGGGGCGCTCCAAAATATATCGCTGGCGAAATGTGTCAAACCATGAACGCCCACTGGGGCATCGGGGGGCGGGATTTTAGTTATCTTTCAATAGGCCAGATTATCGAGAACCTTTGCCTGTCCCGCAAGGCCGGCGCCAATTACCTGCTGAATATCGGCCCGACCGCTCAGGGCGGGTTGCCGGATCTGGAAAGCGCGCTATTGCGCAAAGTGGGTCAGTGGATCGCCTTGCATGAAGTTCCGATTCGCTCAGGCAAGCCGGTTGATTGCACTTGCTCAGGACGCGACTTTGTCCTGCAAGCCGGCAGGAAGCTCTACTACTTCGCTTTCGACCTTGGTATTGCGGGACATGGTGATGTCACGGTGGGGGTAAGCGGTCCGGGGCTGCGGACGATTTCGGGACTCAGGCGCCCGCTCCGGTCGGTCCGCTGGCTCGACAATGATGAGCGTCTTGTGATGACGCATGACCCGAAAGCGGGTATCACGGTCTTGAAATGCACCAGTTATCCTTATGGTAGCCGGTTGGTTGTACGAATTGCGGAACTGGAATGA
- a CDS encoding LacI family DNA-binding transcriptional regulator: protein MTIRITLRDVARQTGFSTATVSLALRNHPRLPKKTCVTIQRAAKKMGYQPDPVLSSVAASRWRGHRAMSTLALIKDTQDAEGENGLMEQATRLGFKLEAFNIHDYENAQRLSDILYHRGITGVLVAQIFTPGFCESFNWSYFSTVAISEGTFRPPVHLVMPNHFRAVQGAWDYAVARGFKRIGMAIYDMPWALDFHDRRSAFGDRQRDVPAKHRVPVLALNPWHSQEERLAAVAIGKKWADQHQPDCMLGFNDIFWWLLRDTGWRGIDQPDGFVALWKTSHEPKYPGFLVSPDEIGRRAVDWLDSLLRTCERGLPDYPATMQIEMHWEGQGLAVKGS, encoded by the coding sequence ATGACGATTCGTATCACCTTGCGCGATGTGGCGAGACAGACCGGATTCTCGACCGCCACGGTCTCCCTGGCCCTGCGAAACCACCCGCGGCTGCCTAAGAAAACCTGCGTAACCATCCAGCGGGCGGCAAAGAAGATGGGCTACCAGCCTGATCCCGTGCTGTCGTCGGTCGCCGCCTCCCGCTGGCGCGGGCACCGCGCCATGTCCACGCTGGCCTTGATCAAGGACACCCAAGATGCCGAAGGCGAGAATGGCCTGATGGAGCAGGCGACCCGTCTCGGCTTCAAGTTGGAAGCGTTCAACATCCACGACTATGAAAACGCGCAACGGCTTTCAGACATTCTTTATCATCGGGGCATTACCGGGGTTCTCGTGGCCCAGATCTTCACTCCGGGATTTTGCGAATCTTTCAATTGGTCGTATTTTTCGACGGTAGCCATTAGCGAGGGAACATTTCGTCCGCCCGTTCATTTAGTGATGCCCAATCACTTTCGTGCCGTCCAGGGCGCATGGGACTACGCCGTCGCACGGGGCTTCAAACGCATCGGCATGGCGATTTACGACATGCCATGGGCGCTCGATTTCCACGACCGCCGGTCCGCGTTCGGAGACCGGCAAAGAGACGTGCCTGCCAAGCACCGTGTTCCTGTTTTAGCGCTTAACCCCTGGCATTCCCAGGAGGAACGGCTTGCCGCCGTGGCCATAGGCAAGAAATGGGCCGATCAGCACCAGCCCGATTGCATGCTGGGATTCAACGACATTTTCTGGTGGCTGCTCCGCGATACGGGCTGGCGGGGAATCGACCAACCCGACGGCTTTGTCGCACTTTGGAAAACCAGTCATGAACCGAAGTATCCGGGATTTCTGGTATCGCCCGACGAGATCGGTCGGCGCGCAGTTGACTGGTTGGACTCGTTATTGCGCACCTGCGAACGCGGTCTCCCCGACTACCCCGCCACCATGCAAATAGAAATGCACTGGGAGGGCCAGGGACTGGCCGTCAAGGGGAGTTAG
- a CDS encoding autotransporter-associated beta strand repeat-containing protein, which produces MNKKQMGWGIGLLVAMIIVGSGPAMAQTLYWGGGTNDISNGTALPQSDAGLSGTWTGSTKNWATNSSGTAYTNSISGASINLVGLNTSASATITVQGSPTISSIMANLDLTSGYWPTYTMTATSPQVLTLAGANVFINSVAFHEATREMLFFPNVQLAGTATLNALGYGMIEIQSASDAYSGSVNVGNYGSGYGFRINNGSMHSVPAFNVSTYELGPARPAATPVLRVENSTAGVINQLADNAIISMNQGIFQYIGRGNNGGAISQETIGKITVNGFGRLDLGSINSGSSANPKLVLSDATAGLDRGTAGRGALVVSTSSGSPLTDIVVSNGVPIGTLLPWIMTDNAQFMQLNASMVLVTVPATIAPSDITTWLPSSDYQVTAALANTLAGDLAINSLGFKASATLTNAANGTLTIASGGVAVENSTVTIMNGRLTSGTDQLYLLNGNTPWYNLTLNCELTGNMDVIQSGDSLVYFGGASNNTYTGTTYVSGANGLYLNKSGSAVAIPGDVVVENGSKLTCNGSIPLAGNCNATLKKGSYLTINDAVTVSHAGVMTISGGRLRGGNVTTYKNTHVGTGIQFNGGWICHISGGNGTFSLDTDVGYASASVDQARWERYSTGSMPINLDGGNRTFSIAKSVNLATGTPEMVVDLVVANGTGGAGSITKNGAGVLQFTTSNTYTGGTTVNNGTLQVSAITATAQSGLKATVNNNGGNSYNVTFLEPIAHGFVIGQPISSAMLGAGSAIQKINNDYEISVTVGGNTTALATDIAVSAVARSGNLGTGAVVVTNTGTLLLDAGIVVSNTITASSGGTLVVNGTIVGKTSVTNSGSLRGTGTINGALDLTGGALVANLLSDTTCDQLTVGLGSNVTLSASTMVTVTNFPGTFTPRAGNSWTLLQCTGGGTISGTLPAVGNGYSLQTASGNTQLNLVFPRRALIMYIQ; this is translated from the coding sequence ATGAATAAGAAGCAAATGGGGTGGGGGATTGGTCTTCTAGTGGCAATGATCATCGTCGGGTCCGGGCCGGCCATGGCGCAGACGCTTTATTGGGGTGGCGGCACGAACGATATCAGTAACGGTACGGCTTTGCCTCAATCGGACGCCGGCCTTTCTGGCACCTGGACCGGCAGCACCAAAAACTGGGCCACCAACTCGAGCGGTACCGCCTACACCAATTCCATCAGCGGAGCATCGATCAACCTTGTCGGTTTGAATACGAGTGCCAGTGCCACGATTACCGTTCAGGGCAGTCCCACAATTTCAAGTATCATGGCTAATCTTGATCTCACTTCTGGTTATTGGCCTACCTATACCATGACCGCGACAAGCCCTCAGGTTCTGACCCTTGCGGGGGCTAACGTTTTTATCAATTCGGTTGCTTTTCACGAAGCTACGCGTGAAATGCTTTTCTTTCCCAATGTTCAACTTGCGGGCACGGCGACGCTTAATGCTCTGGGTTATGGAATGATAGAAATCCAATCAGCGAGTGATGCCTACAGCGGATCGGTCAATGTTGGCAATTACGGGTCAGGCTATGGTTTCCGGATAAACAATGGCAGTATGCATTCAGTGCCCGCCTTCAATGTAAGTACTTATGAATTAGGTCCGGCACGTCCTGCGGCCACCCCGGTTCTGCGAGTGGAAAACAGCACTGCAGGCGTCATCAACCAGCTTGCAGATAACGCCATCATTTCGATGAACCAGGGAATCTTCCAGTATATTGGCAGGGGCAACAACGGTGGTGCGATTTCGCAGGAGACCATCGGTAAGATTACAGTCAATGGATTTGGCAGGCTTGACCTGGGTAGTATCAATTCAGGCAGTTCGGCGAATCCAAAGTTGGTGTTGTCCGATGCCACGGCGGGTCTCGATCGGGGAACAGCCGGGCGGGGAGCGTTGGTTGTTTCGACTTCCAGTGGATCGCCGCTGACCGATATCGTCGTTTCGAATGGTGTTCCCATTGGGACATTACTCCCTTGGATCATGACGGACAACGCCCAGTTCATGCAATTGAACGCATCCATGGTGCTCGTCACAGTCCCCGCGACGATCGCCCCGTCGGATATCACCACTTGGTTGCCAAGCAGCGATTATCAAGTGACCGCTGCGTTGGCCAACACCCTCGCGGGTGATCTCGCGATCAATTCCCTTGGCTTTAAAGCCTCGGCTACCCTGACCAATGCGGCCAATGGCACGCTGACCATCGCTTCAGGAGGGGTGGCCGTTGAGAATAGTACGGTAACCATCATGAATGGCCGGCTCACATCCGGCACCGACCAACTCTATCTGTTGAACGGCAATACGCCTTGGTACAACCTAACCCTGAACTGCGAACTCACGGGTAATATGGATGTGATTCAGAGTGGCGATTCCCTTGTCTACTTCGGAGGAGCCAGTAACAATACCTATACCGGCACCACGTACGTCAGCGGCGCCAATGGCCTTTACCTGAATAAGTCCGGTAGTGCCGTCGCGATTCCTGGCGATGTGGTTGTCGAGAATGGCAGCAAGCTGACTTGCAACGGGAGTATACCTCTTGCCGGTAACTGCAACGCGACCCTCAAGAAAGGATCCTATCTAACAATTAACGACGCTGTCACCGTGTCGCACGCAGGTGTCATGACGATCAGCGGCGGGCGCTTGCGTGGGGGCAATGTCACCACCTACAAGAACACACATGTCGGCACGGGGATTCAGTTTAACGGAGGATGGATCTGCCACATAAGTGGGGGGAATGGCACCTTCAGCCTTGACACCGATGTCGGCTATGCCTCGGCTTCCGTCGACCAGGCGCGATGGGAACGCTATAGTACGGGGAGCATGCCGATCAACCTGGACGGCGGCAACCGAACCTTCAGTATCGCCAAGTCCGTCAATCTCGCCACTGGGACGCCCGAGATGGTGGTGGATCTGGTTGTTGCAAACGGGACTGGCGGGGCGGGAAGCATCACCAAGAACGGTGCGGGGGTGTTGCAATTCACGACTAGCAACACCTATACGGGTGGAACCACCGTCAACAATGGCACGTTGCAAGTTTCTGCCATTACCGCTACCGCTCAGAGTGGTCTGAAAGCCACGGTGAACAATAACGGAGGGAATAGCTACAACGTGACGTTTCTGGAACCCATTGCTCATGGTTTTGTGATAGGGCAACCCATTTCAAGTGCGATGCTTGGTGCCGGCAGCGCTATCCAGAAAATCAACAACGATTATGAGATCAGCGTGACAGTGGGAGGCAACACGACTGCGCTGGCTACCGACATCGCCGTGAGCGCGGTTGCCCGTTCCGGCAATCTGGGAACAGGGGCGGTGGTGGTGACCAATACCGGCACCCTGTTGCTGGATGCCGGTATCGTGGTCTCCAACACCATCACGGCCAGTTCCGGCGGCACCCTGGTGGTCAATGGCACGATTGTCGGCAAGACGAGCGTTACGAACAGCGGTTCGTTGCGCGGAACCGGAACCATCAACGGGGCACTGGACCTGACGGGTGGAGCCCTGGTGGCGAACCTGCTGAGCGACACGACCTGCGACCAGCTTACCGTTGGGCTTGGATCCAACGTCACGCTCTCGGCTTCCACCATGGTAACGGTGACCAATTTCCCCGGCACCTTCACACCGCGGGCCGGGAATAGTTGGACGCTTCTGCAATGCACGGGCGGGGGAACGATTTCTGGCACGTTGCCGGCAGTCGGGAACGGGTATTCGCTGCAGACGGCGTCGGGAAACACTCAGTTGAATCTGGTATTCCCCCGTCGGGCATTGATCATGTACATCCAGTAA